The Anabaena sphaerica FACHB-251 nucleotide sequence CGAAGTGGCTACCCATTCGTCTAAGCGTTTTGACTGTACTGCATGGTCAAGACGTTGTACCAATTTTGGCAACCGCAACACTGCATACAGCATCGCCATATCTGGGTAAGGTGAACCCTTGACTAACTGTAATAGTGCTTTTGCTAACAAATCCCCAGCTTTAGCAAAGAATTCATCGCTTTTACCACCACTAGCAGCATTGCGGTTGATAACTTGGCCAATTTCCCCAGCCATTACCCCATCCCGCGCATCACGCATATAATCAAGGGGATTGATCACACCGCTAAACGCTTCACCGGGGGCAAATACTCGCACTTTATAGCCATACCTTGCAGCTAAGGGTGCGTGCAGTTGCATTTGCAGCCCCTTCTTATCGTAGAGTATAATCGGAAACCCTTGCTGCATAGCACTTTCTAGCATCCGGTCAATGGTTGAGTAAGTTTTTCCCGATCCAGGCGCACCTATTACCAGTGTTCCCCGTTCGGCATGAGGAAACCATACTGTAGGTGCTGCACCTAGCATGGTTTGGAGGTTAGCCATTAAACCCCGCCATTTACCTTTTGCCCAATAACGGGGTGTACCAGACCAGAGGGTAACTTTATTATGTTTGCGTTGTTTGAGTTGTTTAAGTGCGAGGTTAGTAGCTGCTAGTTTTTCGCTGATACCGCAGACTTTACCAGTGGTGATTTTACCTTTACCAGTACCACTGATTTGCAGCAGAATTAACACTACCAGTAGTCCACCTATCATTGTCCAGCCTTGGGGGTTGTTGTATTGTTGCAGGAATTTACTGAAGTCAATGCTGGCTAGTGTTGGTTGGTAGGATGGTAGGTTAATTAGTGCTGAGTGAGTGGTGAGATGGTGGGTTAGTAAGTTTTGCTGGTAAGGGTTCATGGCGGTTGTGTGTGGGTTTACCAGCAATTTTAGTGATCACGGTAGAGTTAGGGTATTAACCTTTTGGATATTTTTTTATAAAGAAATCGAGTGAGCAAAAACCACTGAAATAAAGTATCAAAGCATGGCAAATATACTTTGCTGTGCTTTAGACAATGGATGTAGGTGAGCGCAAACCCCCTTTAGGGTCAGTCTGTCAATGTTACTGTTAATTAACCCCACAGTAGTTAATGAAAAGTGGGGTTTTTAATTAATCTAAGACTCTGGTTTATTTTGTAACCATTGTTCTAAATCAGTGACAGTGGAGAAATCCAGGAGTGCTTCACTTAGTAATTCTAATTGATCAATGTCTAAGGTACGAATTGTATCAATTAATGATGATTCAATCTCACCAAATCGCCGATTTAGTAATCGAATAATTACTCTTTGTTCACCCCGTTCCATTGCTAATTCTTCTGTGGGACTAATGAATGGCATTTTCTTTTCCTCCTCTAAATGTTGGATTTTAGTTACTAATCCTCGTTGCAATTCTTTGGGTAATGACATCATTTTATCAATGATCTTAAATAGTTTAACAATTTGTTCTCTTGTTAAACCCCGCTCATAAAGTCCACGAATTAATGTCCATTTCCATTGCTCCCGTTCTGAAAAATTACCAGTGGTGGCTTTGGTTTTTAAATGTGCCATTACTATGATAGCAAAGGGATTATTGCTGGCTTCTAATTCAGTCCACCGTGATTCATAGTCTAGGAGTTTGGCAATGGGGAACTTCAAACTTAATTCGCAATCTAACATAGCTTGATGATAACTGTTTGGTCGCCAAGTGGAACTTGTGTCTCCTAAAATTGCTAAACCCACGACAAATTGATGGTAAAGGTCAAAGGCACGGTAATTATAAATGTACATCCGTTGTGCAAAATTCGCGTCATAATGACTTTGGACTTCAATATGAATTAAAATCCATATCTGTTGTTTGTCCAATAGCCACACTTTGTAAAGTTTATCTGCAATTCTTGTTTCTGTTTCTGATAACCCAGTAATTTCTTGCAGTTCTTTATCAAGTGGTTCAGGTTTTTGTGTCCAATCAATTGCTTCATAAACCGAAGGAAAGAAGAATGATAGAAAACTATCAAAATAGTTGTTTAGTGCTTCTTTCCAGGATTCATCGTAATTTGCAGTAATTTCATTTTTGGTCATAAAACGCTATGCTAATAATAGTTATTTCTACCTCAGTTTTTCTAATCTAATATGTTGTCTCTACTTAATATTTTAACATAGAATTGTTAATTGATAATAAATATTATATGTTTTAAATAAATCCATCACAATCTATGGCAATTGAAAATTTCCGTAAGTTTTGACCACAAACTACACCAATAAGTAGTCGTGCAAAATAGATTGTACTTTTGAGGGAGTATGATTTCAACCATAACATTGCCACATTAGTCGCCGTAAGGTTCATGATGACATGAGTTTAATGGCACTGACAACCTCCATTTCAACCATAACATTGCCGCAATGAGAATTTTCTAACTTGATGTTGCCGTAATTTTTCAGCATTGATAAAAATTTTTCTGTTTCACCCAGCTTGAATGATTGTTGAGTTTAAAATTTAATTGCTTCTATTTTTCAACCATCATCTTGCCGTTGCGATTTTCAACCATCACCTTGCCGTTGCGGCAATATTATGCTTGAAATCACAATCATATTCGCAGATAATCATAATTAACAACTAAATTTTGAGGCTAACGCCTCAGACATTGGACAATCATATTATACAGTTCAATGGTTAAATCAAGAGCTACAAACAACTCTCATCGCCCTAATCAATCTAGCAGCAAAACTACTGCTTCTCAACCTAAAACTTCAAAAGCTAAACCAAATGACACGGATGCTTATGACTTTGAAGGAGAAGAATTTGAAATAGACCCAGAACTATTTGATGATAATTATAACCAAGTCCGTAAACCGCTTCTTCCCTATGGCATTGTCGTTAACGATAAACCTGCTGGACTTTTGATTCCAGAAGACCAGTTAGAAAAAGCTGGTTGGATAGAAATGCCAACAGAAGATGACTTAACTACTGTCACTTTAACTGAAGATGTTACCGGATTATTAATTACTGAAGGTCGGTTACTGGTTTTAGGTTTTGCACCAGAATATATCCGCTATAAATCAGATGTGGAAGATGTGGGTGGTTCGTTTGTTGGACTTTATGATGACTACAGAAATAGTCTTGATAAAAGAACAATGGATGTCTGTTCAGAACACGCAATTATGTTTCTGGATGACAAAAACAAACCATTACATACTACTCCTATTGTAGTCCGATTTAAAAATGTGGCTCTTTGGAGTTTTAAATCAGTGCGTGAGGAGTTTTATCGTTCCTTAGAGAAAACCTTTGCTGATTATTTCCAAGTGCCATTTAGCGGTAAAAGCGATAAATGGCGAAGTTTAGGGGTGCTGGAAGTGGAGTTTAAAGCAGTTAAAGAAGGTGAAGGTAAGAATAAACACAATTGTTGCAAAACAGTAGCTTACACCAAACCTACAGTTGATAATTTCCCCCAACTGTATTTAGGTAAACCCGCAGCTAAAAATTTAGTTTGGCAACAACATGATGCGATCGCTGGTTTTAATGAACCACAATCTCTACCTGCTTTACCAGGAGAATCAACTTCTGTAGAGGTGGAAGTGCTACCACCAAACAAGAATAAAAGCAAAACTCAAACTGTCCGTAAGTCCAAAACTGCAACCAAAGCACCCCGGAAAATTCAAGTGGTTGAAGAAGAAGATGATTTCCTAGATGAAGATGATGATTTAGAAAACGAGTTGGATGATGATGATTTCGTTTTTGAAGACGATGACGAGTAGTTCAACGCTATTGAATCATCTGTTTTGAATAAGAAATCTACTGTAGTCAAAAACTATGGTAGATTTCTGATTATAAAAGCCAGACCTTATTATTATTTACAGTCATTTTGAGGTAAATAAGTAAGTGGGTATTAAAAATTGTCGTTATGACAAGGGAACAGAGAACAGGGAAGAGGTTTTGGGATATTTTACTTTTCGTTACATACTACTCTTCGAGAAGCTGCTGCTCGTCTACGGTTTTTTTCTGTTCACATACTTAGACAAAATATAGTAATTCCCATTCAAGTGAGAAGCAATAATAATTAAACACAGATGGACGCAGATAAACGCAGATAATTTTGTACTTAATTAGACTAGGAAATGTTATATTTAGTAATCTGTGTTATTTCCTTACTTGAATTTACGTTGGGAATTATAGTAGTATAGCAATAGATAAAATTGTTAGGACATTTTTCTATTTATTGTCTGTTCCCTGTTCTCTTTGAATTAAAATACAATGTCCTGACTAATATATCTGTTTAATCCTGATAAAAGGAAAAAATATAATTATGCAAATCACTATCGAGATTCCCGAAGATATTGGCAACCAACTACAACAAAACTGGCAAGACTTACCCCAAAAAATCCTAGAAACTTTAGCAATAGAAGCTTATCGGAGCGGTATTATGACTGCTGGACAAATTCAAGAGTTACTAAAATTTGATTCACTTTCAAAAACTCAAGTTTTTTTAAACCAATCTCAGGTATCTCTAAATTATACCCAAGAAAATCTAGGACAAGCTCAACAAACAAAGATGTTAGCTGATGATATTAAACAACTCCAACAAATCTGTATTGAAGAAGATTATTCCTTAGAAATTCCCTCTCGTCAAGACCGTCCTAATTCGTTTTTTTAATACCTGCAATGACTTTCTTATGTGATACTAATATCATTAGCGAATTAGTGCGACCTCAGCCTAATCCTGGTGTTTTAACATGGGTAAATAATTTGTCTTCGATAAATATTAGTGTAATTACTTTAGAAGAAATACATTATGGGTTAAAATCAAAACCTAATCTAAGAATGGCTCTATCGAACTTAGTATGCTAAACTAACAGGAACAGGGAACAGGGAACAGGGAACAGGGAACAGAAAGAATGTCAGATATTGAATAGGGAATAGGGAACAGGGAAGAGAAAGAATGTCAGATATTAATGATTTTAAAGACTTAATCCCACATTCCGCAGATGCAACCCAGATAATTGATATTTTTGAAAAATCCCAGCCAGAAAAATTTTATTTACCTAATTTTTCTGGCTGAGTTCAAATTTATAGTCCAAAAAATAGCGAGTATTACGAAAATAAATTTCACGATGTTTTAAAATAGATTCCCTGTTTCAATTAAAGCAGTCATTTCTGGTAAAATAAACATGAAAATTATAGCAAAGAATATTTCTATCTTCGCTTAAAATTTCTATTTACTAATTTTATCGAAAACTATCTGTATCTTTTTGGTCAAATAAACTTGCATCAAATAATTAGAT carries:
- a CDS encoding DUF5895 domain-containing protein, with translation MVKSRATNNSHRPNQSSSKTTASQPKTSKAKPNDTDAYDFEGEEFEIDPELFDDNYNQVRKPLLPYGIVVNDKPAGLLIPEDQLEKAGWIEMPTEDDLTTVTLTEDVTGLLITEGRLLVLGFAPEYIRYKSDVEDVGGSFVGLYDDYRNSLDKRTMDVCSEHAIMFLDDKNKPLHTTPIVVRFKNVALWSFKSVREEFYRSLEKTFADYFQVPFSGKSDKWRSLGVLEVEFKAVKEGEGKNKHNCCKTVAYTKPTVDNFPQLYLGKPAAKNLVWQQHDAIAGFNEPQSLPALPGESTSVEVEVLPPNKNKSKTQTVRKSKTATKAPRKIQVVEEEDDFLDEDDDLENELDDDDFVFEDDDE
- a CDS encoding UPF0175 family protein, whose protein sequence is MQITIEIPEDIGNQLQQNWQDLPQKILETLAIEAYRSGIMTAGQIQELLKFDSLSKTQVFLNQSQVSLNYTQENLGQAQQTKMLADDIKQLQQICIEEDYSLEIPSRQDRPNSFF
- a CDS encoding DUF4351 domain-containing protein, which encodes MTKNEITANYDESWKEALNNYFDSFLSFFFPSVYEAIDWTQKPEPLDKELQEITGLSETETRIADKLYKVWLLDKQQIWILIHIEVQSHYDANFAQRMYIYNYRAFDLYHQFVVGLAILGDTSSTWRPNSYHQAMLDCELSLKFPIAKLLDYESRWTELEASNNPFAIIVMAHLKTKATTGNFSEREQWKWTLIRGLYERGLTREQIVKLFKIIDKMMSLPKELQRGLVTKIQHLEEEKKMPFISPTEELAMERGEQRVIIRLLNRRFGEIESSLIDTIRTLDIDQLELLSEALLDFSTVTDLEQWLQNKPES